One window from the genome of Malus domestica chromosome 01, GDT2T_hap1 encodes:
- the LOC103406359 gene encoding uncharacterized protein: MDESYAGLPTSHLLGSVPAVTEDKEKGTTSYEAPEANLQIFPPNNNRGEKGGGYQTVGSTSETFEQQPANNWRGVFNIASYTQYFNVDTDVVLNRMLSSLYPHTGDFFSKIDANPDLYGLVWISTTLVFVLAALGNCATYLMDKRTDSSTAWDFNVSYMNMAAFSVYGYAILVPLAFYFLIQYMGTSNASLVRFWCMWGYSLFIFIAASFLLLIPVEALRWIFILLVGGYSACFVAFNLRSNMEGNELSIVVIAAFLLQLGLAIFFKVYFFP; this comes from the exons ATGGACGAGTCCTACGCTGGCCTCCCCACCAGCCACTTGCTCGGCTCCGTCCCT GCTGTTACTGAAGATAAAGAAAAGGGTACCACAAGTTATGAAG CACCTGAAGCGAATTTGCAAATCTTCCCCCCAAATAATAATCGAGGAGAGAAAGGGGGCGGTTATCAAACTGTTGGAAGTACAAGTG AAACATTTGAGCAACAACCAGCCAACAACTGGAGGGGAGTATTTAATATCGCATCATACACACAATATTTCAATGTGGATACAGACGTTGTCTTAAACAGAATGCTTAGTTCTCTATATCCCCATACTGGAGATTTTTTCAGCAAAATTGATGCCAACCCTGATCT ATATGGGCTAGTCTGGATTTCCACTACGTTAGTGTTTGTGCTTGCTGCACTTGGAAACTGTGCCACCTACCTCATGGACAAGCGCACTGATAGCAGTACTGCTTGGGATTTTAATGTCAGTTATATGAATATGGCAGCCTTTTCAGTCTACGGTTATGCAATTTTGGTGCCATTGGCATTCTATTTCTTGATACAGTATATGGGCACCTCAAATGCCAGCCTAGTTCGCTTTTGGTGTATGTGGGGATACTCTCTCTTCATTTTCATTGCAGCCTCT TTTCTGTTGCTTATCCCAGTTGAGGCTCTTCGGTGGATCTTTATACTTCTCGTTGGCGGGTACTCTGCTTGCTTTGTTGCCTTTAATCTCAGGTCCAATATGGAGGGGAATGAACTTTCAATTGTGGTGATCGCTGCATTTCTCTTGCAACTGGGTCTGGCAATCTTCTTTAAGGTCTACTTCTTTCCATGA
- the LOC103444471 gene encoding probable glycosyltransferase At5g03795, translated as MSTASILRLLLLHFSLSTVLAAHSQPLTSPYLSPNTIHPNYQNMFNSFKIFIYNSNSTFPFTSPSQSLFYTRLQDSHFPTENPEKAHLFFVPFPSDLPPRSVSRLIRSLRTELPYWNRTLGADHFYLSCTGIGYESDRNLVELKKNSVQISCFPTPAGKFIPHKDISLPPVPSTPAPTTNTTSFLGYAKFDWVKESTLVKELSSDPDFLIESKPSDLNTFADRLGGSKFCLFEYGGGDVSGIWEALRFGCVPVVITDRPIHDLPFSDVLRWQEIALFVGRRGGVVTDLKLVLGRACWERHEKMRQLGVAASRHFMWNETPEPFDSFYTLMYQLWLRRHTVRYVRRESPFVV; from the coding sequence ATGTCCACCGCCTCTATATTACGGCTTCTCCTCCTCCACTTCTCTCTCTCCACCGTCCTCGCCGCTCATTCCCAGCCCCTCACTTCCCCCTACCTCTCACCCAACACAATTCACCCAAATTACCAAAACATGTTCAATTCCTTCAAAATCTTCATCTACAACTCAAACAGCACCTTCCCCTTTACCTCCCCATCCCAATCGCTCTTCTACACGCGCCTCCAGGACAGCCACTTCCCCACCGAAAACCCCGAAAAAGCCCATCTCTTCTTCGTCCCCTTCCCCTCCGACCTCCCCCCGCGCTCCGTCTCGCGCCTCATCAGATCGCTCCGCACCGAGCTTCCCTACTGGAACCGCACCCTCGGCGCTGACCATTTCTACCTCTCATGCACCGGCATCGGGTACGAATCGGACCGGAATCTCGTCGAGTTGAAGAAAAACTCGGTCCAGATCTCGTGCTTCCCGACGCCGGCCGGGAAGTTCATCCCTCACAAGGACATTTCGCTTCCGCCGGTCCCGAGCACTCCCGCGCCGACGACCAACACCACGAGTTTCTTGGGCTACGCCAAGTTCGATTGGGTCAAAGAGTCAACGTTAGTCAAGGAACTGAGCAGCGACCCCGATTTTCTGATCGAATCCAAGCCGTCGGATCTGAATACTTTCGCGGACAGACTCGGCGGGAGCAAATTCTGTCTGTTCGAGTACGGAGGAGGCGACGTGTCGGGGATCTGGGAGGCGCTGCGTTTCGGGTGCGTGCCGGTGGTGATTACCGACCGTCCGATCCACGACCTGCCGTTCTCGGACGTGCTGAGGTGGCAGGAGATCGCGTTGTTCGTGGGACGTCGTGGCGGGGTAGTGACGGACCTGAAGCTCGTGTTGGGTCGCGCGTGTTGGGAGCGGCACGAAAAGATGAGACAATTAGGTGTGGCTGCAAGTCGGCACTTTATGTGGAACGAGACACCGGAGCCGTTCGATTCGTTTTATACGTTGATGTATCAGCTGTGGCTGAGACGGCACACCGTCAGATACGTCAGAAGAGAATCACCGTTTGTCGTTTGA